One Amorphoplanes digitatis genomic window carries:
- a CDS encoding sulfite oxidase, whose amino-acid sequence MDEMLDEGAYDRRRLRQWLAGEAGGFSRRDMLRLTAAIGAGLAGATAAATPARAAAGPIVKPLPPELFTVLGTNAEMRWSAMADQGYLVPIDRFSVRNHTSTPIIEPADWRLRIFGAGLRHGPVEFSYDDLRRLPSETVTSTVECAGNGRSYFTSQQGQSVSGTAWKLGGVGVARWRGVRLSTVLRRAGLGRNAVDVLPSGLDPNFVTGGVDLGPVRRPLPVRKALHDVLVAYEMNGEPLPADHGRPVRLIVPHWIGIASIKWLGAIEVSDAPLFSPWNTQFYRLFGADYPAEGQPFDRQVVKSAFELDQGAQLPAGEHTRLRGRSWSAGGAIRHVEVSTDGGARWRRARKVGGSEGAAWQRWEIDWRPAAGEHELLARATDVRGNTQPDTTIHNSLGYLFDAVVRHRVVAA is encoded by the coding sequence ATGGACGAGATGCTGGACGAGGGCGCCTACGACCGGCGGCGGCTGCGTCAGTGGCTGGCCGGCGAGGCCGGCGGCTTCTCCCGCCGGGACATGCTCAGGCTGACCGCCGCGATCGGCGCCGGCCTGGCCGGCGCGACCGCCGCCGCAACCCCGGCACGGGCCGCCGCCGGACCGATCGTCAAGCCCCTGCCGCCCGAGCTGTTCACGGTCCTGGGCACCAACGCCGAGATGCGCTGGTCGGCCATGGCCGACCAGGGCTACCTGGTGCCGATCGACCGCTTCTCCGTCCGCAACCACACCAGCACCCCGATCATCGAGCCGGCGGACTGGCGGCTGCGGATCTTCGGCGCCGGCCTGCGGCACGGCCCGGTCGAATTCTCGTACGACGACCTGCGCCGCCTGCCGTCCGAGACCGTCACCTCCACGGTGGAGTGCGCGGGCAACGGCCGCAGCTACTTCACCAGCCAGCAGGGGCAGTCGGTGTCCGGCACCGCCTGGAAGCTCGGCGGCGTCGGCGTAGCCCGCTGGCGCGGCGTGCGCCTGTCCACGGTCCTGCGGCGCGCGGGCCTGGGCCGCAACGCGGTCGATGTGCTGCCGTCCGGCCTCGACCCGAACTTCGTCACCGGCGGCGTCGACCTCGGGCCGGTGCGCCGCCCGCTGCCCGTACGCAAGGCGCTGCACGACGTGCTCGTCGCGTACGAGATGAACGGCGAACCGCTGCCGGCCGACCACGGCCGGCCGGTGCGGCTGATCGTGCCGCACTGGATCGGCATCGCCTCGATCAAGTGGCTGGGTGCCATCGAGGTCTCCGACGCCCCGCTCTTCTCACCGTGGAACACCCAGTTCTACCGGCTCTTCGGCGCCGACTACCCCGCCGAGGGGCAGCCGTTCGACCGCCAGGTGGTCAAGAGCGCGTTCGAGCTGGACCAGGGCGCCCAGCTACCCGCCGGCGAGCACACCCGGCTGCGCGGCCGCTCCTGGTCGGCGGGCGGCGCCATCCGCCACGTCGAGGTCAGCACCGACGGCGGCGCACGCTGGCGCCGGGCCCGCAAGGTCGGCGGCAGCGAGGGCGCGGCCTGGCAGCGCTGGGAGATCGACTGGCGGCCGGCCGCGGGCGAGCACGAGCTGCTGGCCCGGGCAACGGACGTGCGCGGCAACACCCAGCCGGACACGACCATCCACAATTCACTTGGCTACCTCTTCGACGCCGTGGTCCGCCACCGGGTCGTCGCGGCCTGA
- a CDS encoding aminopeptidase P family protein, which translates to MTARQFTPKDFTERMERAVAQAADAGLTGLLVTPGPDLVYFTGYQPTAITERITLLVLGAGRDPAMIVPALERGDAERADGVSAVSLTDWADGTDPYARTARLLDPDGRYAVSDAAWAMHLLALQEVLPGSGYTSMTSTLPMLRAIKDAEEIDRLAAAGAAADAAYGQIVGVRFAGRQEREIAADLAGFLREHGHDTVDFTIVGSGPNGANPHHEMSDRVVREGDMVVLDFGGLKDGYGSDTTRTVHVGPPSGEEREVFEIVRRAQQTAFEAVRPGVACQEIDRAARKVIGDAGYGEYFIHRTGHGIGLTTHEPPYMVEGETRTLVPGMCFSIEPGIYLPGRFGVRIEDIVTVTADGGRRLNGTSHEMHIVS; encoded by the coding sequence ATGACGGCACGCCAGTTCACCCCGAAGGACTTCACCGAGCGGATGGAGCGCGCCGTGGCGCAGGCGGCGGACGCCGGCCTGACCGGCCTGCTCGTGACGCCGGGCCCCGACCTCGTCTACTTCACCGGCTACCAGCCGACCGCGATCACCGAGCGGATCACGCTGCTGGTGCTCGGTGCCGGGCGCGACCCGGCCATGATCGTCCCGGCCCTGGAACGCGGCGACGCCGAGCGCGCCGACGGCGTCTCGGCGGTGTCGCTGACCGACTGGGCCGACGGCACCGACCCGTACGCGCGGACCGCGCGCCTGCTCGACCCGGACGGCCGCTACGCCGTCTCCGACGCGGCGTGGGCGATGCACCTGCTCGCCCTCCAGGAGGTGCTGCCCGGGTCGGGATACACGTCGATGACCAGCACGCTGCCGATGCTGCGCGCCATCAAGGACGCCGAGGAGATCGACCGCCTCGCCGCCGCCGGCGCGGCGGCGGACGCGGCGTACGGGCAGATCGTCGGCGTGCGCTTCGCCGGGCGCCAGGAGCGCGAGATCGCCGCCGATCTGGCCGGTTTCCTGCGCGAGCACGGGCACGACACGGTGGACTTCACCATCGTCGGCTCCGGGCCCAACGGCGCCAACCCGCATCACGAGATGAGCGACCGCGTCGTGCGGGAGGGCGACATGGTCGTCCTCGACTTCGGCGGCCTCAAGGACGGCTACGGCTCGGACACCACCCGCACCGTGCACGTCGGGCCGCCGTCCGGCGAGGAGCGCGAGGTCTTCGAGATCGTGCGCCGCGCACAGCAGACCGCCTTCGAGGCGGTGCGCCCCGGCGTCGCCTGCCAGGAGATCGACCGCGCGGCCCGCAAGGTGATCGGCGACGCGGGCTACGGCGAGTACTTCATCCACCGGACCGGCCACGGGATCGGCCTGACCACCCACGAGCCGCCGTACATGGTCGAGGGCGAGACGCGCACGCTCGTTCCCGGCATGTGCTTCTCGATCGAGCCCGGCATCTACCTGCCGGGCCGCTTCGGCGTACGCATCGAGGACATCGTGACGGTGACCGCGGACGGCGGGCGCCGGCTGAACGGCACGAGCCACGAGATGCACATCGTCTCCTGA
- a CDS encoding APC family permease gives MDGPASRPAATPASAADDGSKTPKKVMAYISWVALALMTTSSVASLRPSPTMAVYGLASIFLYVVPALVFLLPTSLVSAELASGWTGGVYNWVSLGISKPMGFLAIWCQFAMTIFYYPSLLGFVASTLAYVINPDLATSGVWTAIVIMVCYWTGVWVSSRGTGSVAGLASGGLIIGTLVPGTLLVILGVAFLGQGNESAAPMTASNLLPAWAGLSSLVLIVNNFLSYSGMEMNAVHVSSLRNPGREFPRAMFLAMGLVLLIFILPALAISWVVPAEQLSLTAGVMQAFDAVFAEFGTQWLTPILGIMLVAASLGGMLTWLAGPSRGLLLISRQEGYLPPFLQRLNKHGVQQNILVTQGAITTVIALAYAFIPDVSSAYWIFSVITTQVYLIMYLLMFVAAVRLRRSQPDHPRGYRAPMLTALCGIGFAASLAALLIGFIPPSQFGSGSVGFYLAVVAGGALGLGLLVPFLFYKFRKPSWKMAPTDEESLA, from the coding sequence ATGGACGGACCCGCCTCGCGGCCGGCGGCGACGCCGGCGTCGGCGGCAGACGACGGATCGAAGACACCCAAGAAGGTGATGGCCTACATCTCCTGGGTCGCACTGGCGTTGATGACCACCAGTTCCGTAGCCAGCCTCCGGCCGTCGCCGACCATGGCGGTGTACGGCCTGGCCAGCATCTTCCTCTACGTGGTGCCGGCGCTGGTGTTCCTGCTGCCGACCTCGCTGGTCTCGGCGGAACTCGCCTCCGGCTGGACGGGCGGCGTCTACAACTGGGTCAGCCTGGGCATCTCCAAGCCTATGGGCTTCCTGGCCATCTGGTGCCAGTTCGCCATGACCATCTTCTACTACCCGAGCCTGCTCGGCTTCGTGGCCAGCACCCTGGCGTACGTGATCAACCCGGACCTGGCCACGAGCGGCGTGTGGACCGCGATCGTGATCATGGTCTGCTACTGGACCGGCGTCTGGGTCTCGTCGCGGGGCACCGGCTCGGTGGCCGGCCTGGCCAGCGGCGGCCTGATCATCGGCACGCTGGTACCGGGCACGCTCCTGGTGATCCTCGGTGTCGCCTTCCTCGGCCAGGGCAACGAGTCGGCGGCGCCGATGACGGCGAGCAACCTGCTGCCGGCCTGGGCCGGACTGTCCAGCCTGGTGCTGATCGTCAACAACTTCCTGTCGTACTCCGGCATGGAGATGAACGCGGTGCACGTGTCCTCGCTGCGCAACCCGGGCCGAGAGTTCCCCCGGGCGATGTTCCTCGCGATGGGGCTGGTTCTGCTGATCTTCATCCTGCCCGCGCTGGCCATCAGCTGGGTCGTGCCGGCCGAGCAGCTCTCGCTCACGGCCGGGGTCATGCAGGCCTTCGACGCGGTGTTCGCCGAGTTCGGCACGCAGTGGCTCACCCCGATCCTCGGGATCATGCTGGTGGCCGCCTCGCTGGGCGGCATGCTCACCTGGCTGGCCGGCCCGTCGCGGGGCCTGCTGCTGATCTCCCGGCAGGAGGGCTACCTGCCGCCCTTCCTCCAGCGGCTCAACAAGCACGGCGTGCAGCAGAACATCCTGGTGACCCAGGGCGCGATCACCACAGTAATCGCGCTCGCGTACGCGTTCATCCCCGACGTCTCCAGCGCGTACTGGATCTTCTCGGTGATCACCACCCAGGTCTATCTGATCATGTACCTGCTGATGTTCGTGGCCGCCGTGCGGTTGCGGCGCAGCCAGCCCGACCACCCGCGCGGCTACCGCGCGCCGATGCTGACCGCGCTCTGCGGCATCGGCTTCGCCGCGTCGCTGGCCGCGCTGCTGATCGGGTTCATCCCGCCGTCGCAGTTCGGCTCCGGAAGCGTCGGCTTCTACCTGGCGGTCGTCGCCGGCGGCGCGCTGGGCCTCGGCCTGCTGGTGCCGTTCCTGTTCTACAAGTTCCGCAAGCCGTCCTGGAAGATGGCGCCCACTGATGAGGAGTCGCTGGCATGA
- a CDS encoding dipeptidase produces MTAVELRRRVADLMGQARSDLAELVAIPSVADPRQFPPEECARAARWVADAFTSVGFTGMGLHETADGSSAVYGERPGTDRDAPTVLLYAHYDVQPPLDAAAWRTPPFELTEAGGRWYGRGTADCKGNIVMHLTALRALDGPVPVNLKVVVEGSEEQGTGGLEDFVVHHPDLLRADTILVCDTGNAAVGLPAATVTLRGMVNVVVTVEALAGELHSGMFGGAAPDALAALVHILATLRDQAGNTTVTGLDHTQTWTGEPYPADRFRADAGPRDGVALLGDGTVSDMIWARPALTILGIDCPPVVGSAAAIQPRARARLNLRVPPGTDAVKAQDALIAHLQAAAPWGVHVTVESEAVGQPFEARTGGPAYRALSSAMDEAFGRPMTTLGQGGSIPLCNVFADTYPDAEIILMGVEEPQALIHAPNESVDPREIADMALAEALFLQRYSGGR; encoded by the coding sequence GTGACCGCCGTGGAGCTGCGCCGCCGCGTCGCCGACCTGATGGGCCAGGCGCGCAGCGACCTGGCCGAGCTGGTCGCGATCCCGTCGGTCGCCGACCCCCGGCAGTTCCCGCCGGAGGAATGCGCGCGGGCGGCCCGGTGGGTGGCCGACGCGTTCACCTCCGTCGGCTTCACGGGCATGGGCCTGCACGAGACCGCGGACGGCAGCTCCGCCGTCTACGGCGAGCGCCCGGGCACCGACCGGGACGCGCCGACGGTCCTGCTGTACGCGCACTACGACGTCCAACCGCCGCTGGACGCTGCGGCCTGGCGCACCCCGCCGTTCGAGCTGACCGAGGCCGGCGGCCGCTGGTACGGCCGGGGCACCGCCGACTGCAAGGGCAACATCGTCATGCACCTCACGGCGCTGCGCGCGCTCGACGGGCCGGTGCCGGTGAACCTGAAGGTCGTCGTGGAGGGTTCGGAGGAGCAGGGCACGGGCGGGCTGGAGGACTTCGTCGTGCACCACCCCGACCTGCTGCGCGCCGACACGATCCTGGTGTGCGACACCGGGAACGCGGCGGTCGGGCTGCCGGCCGCCACCGTGACGCTGCGCGGCATGGTCAACGTCGTGGTGACCGTCGAGGCGCTCGCCGGTGAGCTGCACTCCGGGATGTTCGGCGGCGCCGCACCGGACGCCCTGGCGGCGCTGGTGCACATCCTGGCGACGCTGCGCGATCAGGCCGGCAACACCACCGTCACCGGCCTGGACCACACTCAGACGTGGACCGGTGAGCCGTACCCCGCCGATCGGTTCCGGGCCGACGCGGGACCGCGCGACGGCGTGGCGCTGCTGGGCGACGGCACGGTGTCGGACATGATCTGGGCCCGGCCGGCGCTCACCATCCTGGGCATCGACTGCCCGCCCGTGGTCGGCTCGGCGGCGGCGATCCAGCCGCGCGCCCGGGCCCGGCTCAACCTGCGGGTGCCGCCGGGCACGGACGCCGTCAAGGCGCAGGACGCGCTCATCGCGCACCTCCAGGCGGCGGCGCCGTGGGGCGTACACGTCACTGTGGAGAGCGAGGCCGTCGGCCAGCCGTTCGAGGCGCGCACCGGCGGCCCCGCGTACCGGGCGCTGTCCTCGGCCATGGACGAGGCCTTCGGCCGGCCGATGACCACGCTGGGGCAGGGCGGCTCGATCCCGCTCTGCAACGTCTTCGCCGACACCTACCCGGACGCGGAGATCATCCTGATGGGGGTCGAGGAGCCGCAGGCGCTGATCCACGCCCCGAACGAGAGCGTCGACCCCCGCGAGATCGCCGACATGGCCCTCGCGGAGGCGCTGTTCCTGCAGCGGTACTCCGGCGGTCGTTGA
- a CDS encoding threonine/serine exporter family protein — translation MPDARTDTVELLDALTDLLLRWSYEGTSGAELIIKRVARRYGVDDVDVVFLADAAVVTVGEHTIARSAAPVVPPLHQVSELKRLLATIDEGRLTAEQATRRLADLQLLPTRFGRGWRVLGLALFSVGFGISVQATWQEVVASAVLGLLVGCLVVAVDGRPRLALVAPFAASVAVSALVLVAYRAGWIDGGPIQLIVPALFYFIPGDALSAAMLELAGGRVTAGASRLTSSIASLLMLGFGALVATVLVDVPQGALFDVRVAGNLGPVVVALGWVIFALGVLLTFSMAPGDFGWALSFVLGTAAVTALAGAAAGDEVGTFVGATAMTSAALLLGRRRRFPPPYVLYLGAFYVLTPGSHGLRGIESWIGGHPVRGVASLADMLALLAAIGIGHADRRRRRAPPARGRDLIMYEGSPDPADGQQAFLLELGRMLSLAGTAVTETQERLAARLRTGPPSQVTFLPAFWLLVPGAIGLIGVTEVLGNPAAAGVDALIEPLASIVAITLGVLCGVSTYRGLAAALSGRRARARLLE, via the coding sequence GTGCCCGACGCCCGTACCGACACCGTCGAACTGCTGGACGCGCTGACCGACCTGTTGCTGCGGTGGAGCTACGAGGGCACCAGCGGCGCCGAGCTCATCATCAAGCGTGTCGCCCGGCGGTACGGCGTGGACGATGTGGACGTGGTCTTCCTGGCCGACGCCGCGGTCGTCACCGTCGGGGAGCACACCATCGCCCGCTCCGCGGCGCCGGTCGTCCCGCCGCTGCACCAGGTCTCGGAGCTCAAGCGGCTGCTCGCCACGATCGACGAGGGGCGGCTGACCGCGGAACAGGCGACCCGCCGGCTGGCCGATCTGCAACTGCTGCCCACGCGCTTCGGGCGCGGCTGGCGGGTGCTCGGGCTGGCGCTGTTCAGCGTCGGGTTCGGCATCTCCGTACAGGCGACCTGGCAGGAGGTCGTCGCGTCGGCCGTGCTCGGCCTGCTCGTCGGCTGCCTGGTCGTCGCCGTCGACGGCCGGCCGCGCCTCGCGCTCGTCGCGCCGTTCGCCGCGTCCGTCGCGGTGTCCGCGCTCGTGCTCGTGGCGTACCGCGCCGGCTGGATCGACGGCGGGCCCATCCAGCTGATCGTTCCGGCGCTGTTCTACTTCATACCCGGCGACGCGCTCTCCGCCGCGATGCTGGAGCTGGCCGGCGGCCGGGTCACCGCCGGCGCGTCCCGGCTGACCTCCAGCATCGCCTCGCTGCTGATGCTGGGCTTCGGCGCGCTGGTCGCGACCGTGCTGGTCGACGTGCCGCAGGGTGCCCTGTTCGACGTCAGGGTCGCGGGCAACCTCGGGCCCGTGGTGGTGGCGCTCGGCTGGGTGATCTTCGCCCTCGGCGTGCTGCTGACCTTCTCGATGGCGCCCGGCGACTTCGGGTGGGCACTGTCGTTCGTGCTCGGTACCGCCGCCGTCACCGCCCTCGCCGGCGCCGCCGCCGGCGACGAGGTGGGCACGTTCGTCGGCGCGACCGCGATGACCAGCGCCGCGCTGCTGCTCGGGCGCCGACGGCGCTTTCCGCCGCCGTACGTGCTGTACCTGGGCGCGTTCTACGTACTCACCCCGGGCTCGCACGGACTGCGGGGGATCGAGAGCTGGATCGGCGGCCACCCCGTGCGGGGCGTCGCGAGCCTCGCCGACATGCTCGCGCTGCTGGCCGCGATCGGCATCGGGCATGCTGATCGGCGCCGCCGCCGTGCGCCGCCCGCTCGCGGCCGGGACCTGATCATGTACGAGGGGAGTCCGGATCCCGCCGACGGTCAGCAGGCGTTCCTGCTCGAGCTCGGGCGGATGCTGAGCCTCGCGGGCACCGCCGTCACCGAGACACAGGAGCGGCTGGCCGCCCGGCTGCGCACCGGGCCGCCCTCGCAGGTCACCTTCCTGCCCGCGTTCTGGCTGCTGGTTCCGGGCGCGATCGGCCTCATCGGCGTCACCGAGGTCCTCGGCAACCCGGCCGCCGCCGGCGTCGACGCCCTGATCGAGCCGCTCGCCTCGATCGTCGCGATCACGCTCGGCGTCCTCTGTGGCGTGTCCACCTACCGTGGGCTGGCCGCGGCCCTGTCCGGCCGCCGAGCGAGGGCCCGGTTGCTGGAATGA
- a CDS encoding class II glutamine amidotransferase, with translation MCRWLAYSGSPILLEELLYKPQYSLINQSLHSRLGVEPTNGDGFGVGWYGVDRTLDAALFRGVGPAWGDPNLRELAGHISSPLFLAHIRASTGTPVQHTNSHPFRHGRWMWVHNGAIREFPKVKRDLVLAVDPALYTSIAGSTDSEVMFYLALTFGLRENPVEAVQRMVGFVEATGRRYGVEYPIQMSVGTTDGEKFWAFRYSSEGESRSLFFSTDMTALRQLHPEVEALRHISAETRIVVSEPLGELVGAWQPVPEATYGVVQKGADLMAPFQPIAP, from the coding sequence ATGTGTCGCTGGCTGGCGTACTCGGGATCGCCGATCCTGCTGGAGGAGCTGCTCTACAAGCCGCAGTACTCGCTGATCAACCAGAGCCTGCACTCGCGCCTCGGCGTGGAGCCGACGAACGGCGACGGCTTCGGCGTCGGCTGGTACGGCGTCGACCGCACCCTCGACGCGGCCCTGTTCCGCGGGGTCGGTCCGGCGTGGGGCGACCCGAACCTGCGCGAGCTCGCCGGGCACATCTCCTCGCCGCTGTTCCTGGCGCACATCAGGGCGAGCACCGGCACGCCGGTGCAGCACACCAACTCGCATCCGTTCCGCCACGGGCGGTGGATGTGGGTGCACAACGGCGCGATCCGCGAGTTCCCGAAGGTCAAGCGGGACCTGGTGCTCGCGGTGGACCCGGCGCTGTACACCAGCATCGCCGGCTCCACCGACTCCGAGGTGATGTTCTACCTCGCGCTGACCTTCGGCCTGCGGGAGAACCCGGTCGAGGCCGTGCAGCGGATGGTGGGATTCGTGGAGGCGACCGGCCGGCGGTACGGCGTGGAGTATCCGATCCAGATGAGCGTCGGCACCACCGACGGCGAGAAGTTCTGGGCCTTCCGCTACTCCAGCGAGGGCGAGAGCCGGTCGCTGTTCTTCAGCACCGACATGACCGCGCTGCGGCAGCTGCATCCGGAGGTCGAGGCGCTGCGGCACATCTCGGCGGAGACCCGCATCGTCGTCTCGGAGCCGCTGGGTGAGCTCGTCGGCGCCTGGCAGCCCGTGCCGGAGGCGACCTACGGCGTCGTCCAGAAGGGTGCGGACCTGATGGCGCCGTTCCAGCCCATCGCGCCATGA
- a CDS encoding LacI family DNA-binding transcriptional regulator, whose amino-acid sequence MSQSRRRRPKPETPAVPAADGPPEDAAPAKPGRKAATMRDIAAAAEVSQSTVSRVLSGVETRVPIAPETRERVIEASRRLAYRPNPLARGLRGASTNLIGAVVRDFSDPFFAEAIEALVTESMAHGYNVVLGHVHPRLDEAIPLTSVLETRHTDAIVLLGDVRIHPQLLDDLRISRVPVVALWQGTSPLEFPTADTDDRAGIRAGLDHLASLGHRRIAFVDAELPGGFRVRETAYAEFMRERFGGVPDGYLERCPNTLAGGDAAVRRLLALPDPPTAVATSTDLIAVGVLHAAHSLGATVPEWLSVVGFDDIQLSGHTVPALTTSRMPTARIVSYAINLAVRLARDPEAVPEPGIEIFAPELVVRDSTAPPARRR is encoded by the coding sequence ATGTCGCAGTCCCGGCGGCGCCGGCCGAAGCCCGAGACACCGGCCGTCCCGGCCGCCGACGGCCCGCCCGAGGACGCCGCCCCGGCGAAACCCGGCCGCAAGGCGGCGACCATGCGGGACATCGCCGCCGCGGCCGAGGTGTCGCAGAGCACGGTCTCGCGCGTGCTCAGCGGCGTCGAGACGCGGGTGCCGATCGCGCCGGAGACCCGGGAGCGGGTCATCGAGGCGTCGCGCCGGCTCGCCTACCGCCCCAACCCGCTCGCCCGCGGTCTGCGGGGCGCGTCGACGAACCTGATCGGCGCGGTGGTGCGCGACTTCAGCGACCCGTTCTTCGCCGAGGCGATCGAGGCCCTGGTCACCGAGTCGATGGCGCACGGCTACAACGTCGTCCTCGGCCACGTGCATCCCCGGCTCGACGAGGCGATCCCGCTGACGTCGGTCCTCGAGACGCGCCACACCGACGCCATCGTGCTGCTCGGTGACGTGCGGATCCATCCGCAGCTGCTGGACGACCTGCGCATCTCGCGGGTGCCGGTGGTGGCGCTCTGGCAGGGCACCAGCCCGCTCGAGTTCCCGACCGCGGACACCGACGACCGCGCCGGCATCCGGGCCGGCCTCGACCACCTCGCGTCGCTGGGCCACCGCCGCATCGCGTTCGTCGACGCGGAGCTGCCCGGCGGCTTCCGGGTGCGCGAGACCGCGTACGCGGAGTTCATGCGCGAGCGGTTCGGTGGCGTGCCGGACGGATACCTGGAGCGCTGCCCCAACACCCTCGCCGGCGGCGACGCGGCCGTGCGCCGGCTGCTGGCCCTGCCCGACCCACCGACCGCGGTGGCGACCTCGACGGACCTGATCGCCGTCGGGGTGCTGCACGCGGCGCACAGCCTCGGCGCCACGGTCCCGGAATGGCTGTCGGTCGTCGGCTTCGACGACATCCAGCTCTCCGGGCACACCGTGCCCGCGCTGACGACGTCGCGGATGCCGACCGCCAGGATCGTCTCCTACGCGATCAACCTGGCGGTCCGGCTGGCCCGCGACCCCGAGGCCGTGCCCGAGCCGGGCATCGAGATCTTCGCGCCCGAGCTCGTCGTCCGGGACTCGACCGCGCCGCCCGCCCGGCGGCGCTGA
- a CDS encoding glycoside hydrolase family 127 protein codes for MSLEEVTGARCVQPSAAAKSALRPISATRVDVLGGFWGERLRANRERTIPHGFAQLGRAGTLDNLRLAAGAAGTYRADADSGGALLPFLDSDVYKWLEAVGWELGRGDDPGLRASADEAIGVLARAQRPDGYLNSFVAATRGGEPYTDLPWGHEFYCAGHLAQAAVAWHRALGDDRLLRIAVGVVDHIDREFGAGGRDGIDGHPCVEMALAELARTTGEGRYLALAARMLDLRGHGSLGDGRFGPAYWQDHEPVRYAAEVAGHSVRQLYLDCGAVDVAVELGDEELLSAVRRRWQDMVRTRRYLTGGLGSRHRDEAFGDPYELPPDRAYTETCAAIASVMLSWRLLLATGEPRYADAIERAVYNGVLSGLSRSGTEFFYVNPLQRRTHRTFESDGHGRRMPWQSCACCPPNLMRLLSSWPQYLATADDTGVQLHQYAPAVIRTPVGGGEAELEVRTGYPWDGRVEVRVARTPGHPWTLSLRVPHWSGAATLSVAGDAPAPVPAGVAERTRAWRPGDEVVLVLDTPVRRTEPDPRVDAVRGCVAFERGPLVYCVESADLPDGAVLEDLRCDPAREPLTSPRSDLGDGVIGVEVPVAGGGTVPAVPYHAWANRGPGGMRVWVPR; via the coding sequence ATGAGCCTGGAAGAGGTCACCGGCGCCCGCTGTGTGCAGCCGTCGGCGGCGGCGAAGTCCGCGCTGCGGCCGATCTCGGCGACGCGGGTGGACGTCCTCGGCGGATTCTGGGGCGAGCGGCTGCGGGCCAACCGCGAGCGCACCATCCCGCACGGCTTCGCCCAGCTCGGCCGGGCCGGGACCCTGGACAACCTGCGGCTCGCCGCCGGCGCCGCGGGCACGTACCGGGCCGACGCCGACTCCGGCGGCGCCCTGCTGCCGTTCCTCGACTCGGACGTCTACAAGTGGCTCGAGGCGGTCGGCTGGGAGCTGGGCCGCGGCGACGACCCCGGCCTGCGGGCATCGGCGGACGAGGCGATCGGGGTCCTGGCCCGGGCACAGCGCCCGGACGGCTACCTCAACAGCTTCGTCGCGGCCACCCGGGGCGGCGAGCCCTACACCGACCTGCCGTGGGGGCACGAGTTCTACTGCGCCGGGCACCTCGCGCAGGCCGCCGTGGCGTGGCACCGGGCGCTCGGCGACGACCGTCTCCTGAGGATCGCGGTCGGTGTGGTCGACCACATCGACCGCGAGTTCGGCGCCGGCGGCCGCGACGGGATCGACGGGCACCCCTGCGTCGAGATGGCCCTCGCAGAGCTCGCCCGGACCACCGGCGAGGGGCGCTACCTCGCGCTGGCCGCCCGGATGCTCGACCTGCGCGGACACGGCTCACTCGGCGACGGACGGTTCGGCCCGGCCTACTGGCAGGACCACGAGCCGGTCCGGTACGCCGCGGAGGTCGCCGGGCACAGCGTGCGCCAGCTCTACCTCGACTGCGGCGCCGTCGACGTCGCGGTCGAGCTCGGCGACGAGGAGCTGCTCTCCGCGGTGCGGCGCCGCTGGCAGGACATGGTGCGCACGCGCCGCTACCTCACCGGCGGCCTGGGCAGCCGGCACCGCGACGAGGCGTTCGGCGACCCGTACGAGCTGCCGCCCGACCGCGCGTACACGGAGACCTGCGCGGCCATCGCGAGCGTCATGCTGTCCTGGCGCCTGCTGCTGGCGACCGGCGAGCCCCGCTACGCCGACGCCATCGAGCGGGCCGTCTACAACGGCGTGCTGTCCGGGCTGTCCCGCTCGGGCACCGAGTTCTTCTACGTCAACCCGTTGCAGCGGCGCACGCACCGCACCTTCGAGTCCGACGGGCACGGCCGGCGCATGCCGTGGCAGTCCTGCGCCTGCTGCCCGCCCAACCTGATGCGGCTGCTCAGCTCGTGGCCGCAGTACCTGGCCACCGCCGACGACACCGGCGTCCAGCTGCACCAGTACGCGCCGGCGGTCATCCGCACGCCCGTCGGCGGCGGCGAGGCGGAGCTCGAGGTCCGCACCGGGTACCCCTGGGACGGCCGCGTCGAGGTCCGCGTCGCGCGCACGCCCGGGCACCCGTGGACGCTGTCGTTGCGGGTACCGCACTGGTCCGGCGCGGCGACCCTCTCGGTCGCCGGCGACGCGCCGGCACCGGTGCCGGCCGGCGTCGCCGAGCGCACGCGCGCCTGGCGGCCCGGCGACGAGGTGGTCCTGGTCCTGGACACACCCGTACGCCGGACCGAGCCGGACCCGCGCGTCGACGCCGTACGCGGATGCGTCGCCTTCGAACGCGGCCCGCTGGTGTACTGCGTCGAGTCGGCCGACCTGCCGGACGGCGCCGTCCTGGAGGACCTGCGCTGCGACCCCGCCCGCGAGCCGCTCACCTCGCCCCGCTCCGACCTCGGCGACGGCGTGATCGGGGTGGAGGTGCCGGTCGCCGGCGGCGGCACGGTGCCCGCGGTCCCCTACCACGCCTGGGCCAACCGCGGCCCCGGCGGCATGCGGGTCTGGGTGCCGCGCTGA